The genomic window GCCAGCTTGCCAACCTCCTTTATTGGATGGCCCTTCATACTCCGCTGGTTGTGGTAGAGCGGCATCATCACAGTTTCGACCCGTTCCCTGATGAGAATCGGGTGCTGCCCTTCGGATCGGGTGCCGGCGTTTTTTACAACTACATCGACCTGCGATTCCATAATCCGACCGAGATCACGTTCCAACTAAGGGTCGAGGTTACTGACGATCACCTGAAAGGCTCGATCTTAAGCGGCGGCCCGACGCCTTTCAGCTACCATATAGTGGAAAAAGAACACAGATTTGAGCGTATCGGCGATAAGATATTTCGAGAAAATGAGATCTGGCGTGAGGTCATCGACCGGCGCACCGGCGTACACACAGGCGATGAACTGATCGTGCGCAATCACGCCGAGATCAAGTATGAATTGAGTTTTTCGGCCGAAGAGTGTACTTTGTAAAAAGCCTATGAACGACGAACTAGAGTTTGACCCCGATCTTGACCTTGACGAAGAAGCGGATCTCGTGTCGCCCGGTGAAGGCGAGTTCATTCCGATCGAGGATGACGATGATTGGGTGAACGTGGTCTCGACCCGAACGGCCATTA from Chloracidobacterium sp. includes these protein-coding regions:
- a CDS encoding VanW family protein, translated to MSSGVSFASEQSTSDLAFSCKKHRSLLRRKLGNSDPLLQENKVANLKIACPTIDGLLIKPGETFSFWKRVGEATAAKGYLEGMQLSRGEVVRGVGGGLCQLANLLYWMALHTPLVVVERHHHSFDPFPDENRVLPFGSGAGVFYNYIDLRFHNPTEITFQLRVEVTDDHLKGSILSGGPTPFSYHIVEKEHRFERIGDKIFRENEIWREVIDRRTGVHTGDELIVRNHAEIKYELSFSAEECTL